A single region of the Streptomyces sp. NBC_00236 genome encodes:
- a CDS encoding carbohydrate ABC transporter permease, with product MTITSPTKVSGSVRPVRTAHRAQKRPSRFKPGAGQQLKGGPFAYIALTVVGIGSLLPLYWTLVAASHTQDEVLATTPPFLPGGRLFHNLEAAWDQAHLGKAIVNSFIVSGCITLATLFFCTLAGYAFAKMRFRGRGALMTAVIATLTIPPQLSVVPLFMMMADLGWSGSLESVIFPTLVSAFGVFFMRQYLIEALPYELIEAAKIDGASNFRIVRSVVLPVARPAMMVLGMLTFVQAWNDFFWPYLALTQQNPTLQVALGSLKASYTPDESIVMAGALISTLPLLVVFVIFGKQIVGGIMSGAVKG from the coding sequence ATGACCATCACCAGCCCCACCAAAGTTTCGGGGTCCGTCCGCCCGGTGCGCACCGCGCACCGCGCGCAGAAGCGCCCCAGCCGCTTCAAGCCCGGTGCCGGACAGCAGTTGAAGGGCGGTCCCTTCGCCTACATCGCGCTGACCGTCGTCGGCATCGGCTCGCTGCTGCCGCTGTACTGGACCCTCGTGGCCGCGTCCCACACACAGGACGAAGTTCTGGCCACCACCCCGCCCTTCCTGCCCGGCGGACGGCTGTTCCACAACCTCGAAGCCGCCTGGGACCAGGCCCACCTGGGCAAGGCGATCGTCAACAGCTTCATCGTCTCCGGCTGCATCACGCTGGCGACGCTCTTCTTCTGCACCCTGGCCGGCTACGCCTTCGCCAAGATGCGCTTCCGCGGCCGCGGGGCGCTGATGACCGCGGTCATCGCGACCCTGACGATCCCGCCGCAGCTCAGCGTCGTCCCGCTGTTCATGATGATGGCCGACCTCGGCTGGAGCGGAAGCCTGGAGTCGGTGATCTTCCCGACCCTGGTCAGCGCGTTCGGTGTGTTCTTCATGCGGCAGTACCTGATCGAGGCGCTGCCGTACGAGCTGATCGAGGCAGCCAAGATCGACGGTGCGAGCAACTTCCGTATCGTGCGGAGCGTCGTGCTGCCGGTGGCCCGCCCCGCGATGATGGTGCTGGGCATGCTCACCTTCGTCCAGGCGTGGAACGACTTCTTCTGGCCCTACCTCGCGCTGACCCAGCAGAACCCCACGCTTCAGGTGGCCCTCGGCTCACTGAAGGCCTCCTACACCCCCGACGAGAGCATCGTGATGGCCGGCGCGCTGATCAGCACGCTGCCGCTGCTCGTGGTGTTCGTGATCTTCGGCAAGCAGATCGTCGGCGGGATCATGTCCGGCGCCGTCAAGGGCTGA
- a CDS encoding carbohydrate ABC transporter permease, whose translation MATSTPTRDAYAPPPPKKAVSDRRQTWRSRLWRFDDKASPYAYIAPFFLVFGAFGLYPLIYTGWIALHRVEMTGLDQMEWVGWDNFDKILNDSEFWTAVTNTFLIGVMSTVPQLLVALGLAHLLNYKLRASTFWRTVILTPYATSVASAALVFALVFRADGGLLNWALEFVGFGDTNWANGHWTSKIAISIIVIWRWTGYNTLIYLAAMQAVPSDLYEAASLDGASRWQQFLKVTIPSLRPTILFTIVISTIGSMQLFGEPLLLEGGALGATGGSENQYETLSIYLFNYGWKLGHLGPAAAVAWAMLALLLLIAAVNWLIGRFVRKSAV comes from the coding sequence GTGGCCACCTCGACTCCCACCCGGGACGCATACGCCCCGCCACCCCCGAAGAAGGCGGTGAGCGACCGTCGGCAGACGTGGCGCAGCCGCCTCTGGCGGTTCGACGACAAGGCGTCGCCGTACGCCTACATAGCCCCGTTCTTCCTCGTCTTCGGCGCCTTCGGGCTCTATCCGCTGATCTACACCGGCTGGATCGCCCTGCACCGGGTCGAGATGACCGGCCTGGACCAGATGGAATGGGTCGGCTGGGACAACTTCGACAAGATCCTGAACGACTCGGAGTTCTGGACGGCCGTCACCAACACCTTCCTGATCGGTGTCATGTCGACGGTCCCGCAGCTGCTCGTGGCCCTGGGCCTGGCGCACCTGCTGAACTACAAGCTCCGGGCCAGCACCTTCTGGCGCACGGTGATCCTCACCCCGTACGCCACCTCGGTGGCCTCCGCGGCGCTCGTCTTCGCCCTGGTCTTCCGGGCCGACGGCGGTCTGCTGAACTGGGCGCTGGAGTTCGTCGGCTTCGGTGACACCAACTGGGCCAACGGCCACTGGACGTCCAAGATCGCCATCTCCATCATCGTGATCTGGCGCTGGACCGGCTACAACACCCTGATCTACCTCGCCGCGATGCAGGCCGTGCCGAGCGATCTCTACGAGGCCGCCTCGCTCGACGGCGCCTCGCGCTGGCAGCAGTTCCTCAAGGTGACCATCCCCTCGCTGCGGCCCACGATCCTGTTCACGATCGTCATCTCGACCATCGGTTCGATGCAGCTGTTCGGCGAGCCGCTGCTGCTGGAGGGCGGCGCCCTCGGCGCGACCGGCGGCAGCGAGAACCAGTACGAGACCCTCAGCATCTACCTCTTCAACTACGGCTGGAAACTGGGGCATCTCGGCCCGGCCGCCGCAGTGGCCTGGGCGATGCTCGCCCTCCTGCTGCTCATCGCCGCGGTCAACTGGCTCATCGGCCGCTTCGTACGCAAATCCGCGGTCTGA
- a CDS encoding ABC transporter substrate-binding protein gives MRITRTAAGRSRRVAVLATTGLTATALLLTGCSSDSDSSDDTSSDANGKITLTVADFGQFGYKEAGLFEKYHELHPNITVKEETTAKEEDYYPKLLQQLNSGSGLADVHGLEVGRIKELVDTQADKFADLSKVIDVNEWVSWKEKQATSKDGKVIGAGTDIGPMSLCYNTELFKKAGLPTDRKEVAAKIAGGWEDYLKLGEEFKKKAPKDTYFMDSASAMYNAVVSSNPEQYYDASGKAIYKESASVKQGWNLSAEAADKGLTQGLAQFSDPWKAALRKSTMATVVCPAWMAAQISVNAGDANKGKWDITTAPGSSAANWGGSFLGVPTSGKNVEEAGKLVKWLTAPEQQAAVFKAVGLFPSNKGAYELADVKTGKLPYFSDAPIGEIYADEAKSIPEAVIGPKDADIKQAISTQINNMEQRGTDPDKAWDAATEQIDKVIG, from the coding sequence ATGCGTATCACCCGCACCGCCGCCGGTCGGAGCCGCAGAGTCGCGGTTCTGGCCACCACGGGCCTGACAGCCACGGCGCTGTTGCTGACCGGCTGCAGCAGCGACTCCGACTCGTCGGACGACACGTCCTCCGACGCGAACGGGAAGATCACGCTGACCGTCGCGGACTTCGGGCAGTTCGGCTACAAGGAAGCCGGTCTCTTCGAGAAGTACCACGAGCTGCACCCGAACATCACGGTGAAGGAAGAGACCACCGCCAAGGAGGAGGACTACTACCCCAAGCTGCTCCAGCAGCTGAACTCGGGCAGTGGTCTGGCCGACGTCCACGGCCTCGAGGTCGGACGCATCAAGGAGCTCGTCGACACGCAGGCGGACAAGTTCGCCGACCTGAGCAAGGTCATCGACGTCAACGAGTGGGTGTCCTGGAAGGAGAAGCAGGCCACCTCCAAGGACGGCAAGGTGATCGGCGCGGGTACCGACATCGGCCCGATGTCGCTCTGCTACAACACCGAGCTCTTCAAGAAGGCCGGCCTGCCGACCGACCGCAAGGAAGTCGCCGCGAAGATCGCCGGGGGCTGGGAGGACTACCTCAAGCTGGGTGAGGAGTTCAAGAAGAAGGCGCCCAAGGACACCTACTTCATGGACTCCGCCAGCGCGATGTACAACGCTGTCGTCAGCTCGAACCCGGAGCAGTACTACGACGCGAGCGGCAAGGCGATCTACAAGGAGAGCGCCAGCGTCAAGCAGGGGTGGAACCTGTCGGCCGAGGCCGCGGACAAGGGGCTGACCCAGGGCCTCGCACAGTTCAGTGACCCGTGGAAGGCCGCTCTGCGCAAGAGCACGATGGCCACCGTCGTCTGCCCGGCCTGGATGGCCGCCCAGATCTCGGTGAACGCCGGTGACGCCAACAAGGGCAAGTGGGACATCACCACCGCCCCGGGTTCGTCTGCCGCCAACTGGGGCGGATCGTTCCTCGGTGTGCCCACGTCGGGCAAGAACGTCGAGGAGGCCGGCAAGCTCGTGAAGTGGCTGACCGCCCCCGAGCAGCAGGCCGCCGTCTTCAAGGCCGTCGGCCTCTTCCCGTCCAACAAGGGCGCGTACGAGCTGGCCGACGTGAAGACCGGCAAGCTCCCGTACTTCAGCGACGCGCCGATCGGCGAGATCTACGCCGATGAGGCCAAGTCCATCCCCGAGGCCGTCATCGGCCCGAAGGACGCGGACATCAAGCAGGCCATCTCCACCCAGATCAACAACATGGAGCAGCGCGGAACCGACCCCGACAAGGCGTGGGACGCGGCAACGGAGCAGATCGACAAGGTGATCGGCTGA
- a CDS encoding FadR/GntR family transcriptional regulator, whose product MNPVSSLGPLHPSPLVEQATRHLRAQITEGHWPVGTKIPGETTLAKTLGVGRSTVREAVRTLATLGLLRSRQGAGVFVIADHEAEEWPVRLRRAAVTDVYEVRMLIEVQAARLAARRRTDEDLIALDAALAARREAGAGPDDAAFVDADIALHRTVVAAAHNPVLTDLFAEFAPVLRQALIDLVDLLGLRRGDPHHGDAQHRALVTAVVAGDAESAGRAAQAELQHTLDRLRAA is encoded by the coding sequence GTGAATCCCGTGTCCTCGCTCGGCCCGCTCCACCCCAGCCCCCTGGTCGAACAGGCCACACGTCATCTGCGCGCGCAGATCACCGAGGGGCACTGGCCGGTCGGCACGAAGATCCCCGGCGAGACCACACTCGCCAAGACGCTGGGCGTGGGCCGCTCCACCGTGCGCGAGGCGGTGCGCACGCTCGCCACGCTCGGGCTGCTCCGGTCCCGCCAGGGCGCCGGCGTCTTCGTCATCGCCGACCACGAGGCGGAGGAGTGGCCGGTCAGGCTCCGGCGGGCCGCGGTCACCGACGTCTACGAGGTCCGCATGCTCATCGAGGTCCAGGCCGCCCGCCTCGCCGCCCGGCGCCGCACCGACGAGGACCTGATCGCCCTGGACGCGGCGCTCGCGGCCAGGCGGGAGGCGGGCGCAGGGCCGGACGACGCCGCGTTCGTGGACGCGGACATCGCCCTGCACCGGACGGTCGTGGCGGCCGCCCACAACCCCGTACTCACCGATCTCTTCGCCGAGTTCGCCCCCGTACTGCGGCAGGCCCTGATCGACCTCGTGGACCTGCTCGGGCTGCGCCGCGGCGACCCGCACCACGGTGACGCGCAGCACCGGGCGCTCGTCACCGCCGTGGTGGCCGGTGACGCGGAGTCCGCGGGCCGGGCCGCCCAGGCGGAGCTCCAGCACACCCTGGACCGCCTGCGCGCCGCCTGA
- a CDS encoding 2-isopropylmalate synthase, with amino-acid sequence MHGFPTICTPRGPVPEASPRWNPQRSSSMPSHRYRPAFDRVDIPLTGRSWPQARIDRAPLWVPVDLRDGNQALAEPMDTPRKRRMFDLLVSMGYKEIEIGYPSASRTDFGFVRHLAESGAVPDDVTVVVFTPAKAELIERTFESVAGMDRVVVHLYIPTAPVWRDVVLGRSRAEVHGVVLDAARQMDRLARARPGTDIRFEFSPEVFILTEPDYVLEICNSLTGLWDASPDRPVIHNLPATVEIATPNVYADQIEYMHRHLDRRDSVILSVHPHNDRGTGVACAELAVLAGAQRVEGCLFGNGERTGNVDLVNLALNLHAQGVDPMIDFSDIDEIRRTVEHCNRLPVPPRHPYGGDLVYTAFSGTHQDAISKGFAHHAAGGSELWSVPYLPIDPADVGRTYEAVIRVNSQSGKGGIAHLLRSNHEVDLPARMRADFSRTVQDATDDSGLEATPKDLWDLFDATYLAPGRDGSAALASWSTDDGPAGEYRFVCTLRVDGREGDYEGRGSGAVSAFTDALEGAGVKVAVLDFAEHGAAGGPVTAYAECRVGEQVRWGAGQDASGVAASVAAVLSAVNRARA; translated from the coding sequence ATGCACGGCTTCCCCACGATCTGCACGCCCCGCGGGCCCGTACCCGAGGCCTCGCCCCGCTGGAACCCGCAACGCTCCAGCTCGATGCCCTCGCACCGCTACCGGCCGGCGTTCGACCGCGTCGACATTCCGCTGACCGGCCGGAGCTGGCCGCAGGCCCGTATCGACCGCGCGCCCCTCTGGGTCCCCGTCGACCTGCGCGACGGGAACCAGGCCCTGGCCGAACCGATGGACACCCCGCGCAAGCGCCGGATGTTCGATCTGCTCGTCTCGATGGGCTACAAGGAGATCGAGATCGGCTACCCCTCCGCCAGCCGCACCGACTTCGGCTTCGTGCGGCATCTGGCGGAGAGCGGGGCCGTGCCCGACGACGTGACCGTGGTCGTCTTCACCCCGGCCAAGGCCGAGCTGATCGAGCGGACCTTCGAGTCCGTCGCGGGGATGGACCGGGTGGTCGTCCACCTCTACATCCCGACGGCGCCGGTCTGGCGCGACGTCGTCCTCGGCCGCAGCCGGGCCGAGGTGCACGGCGTGGTGCTGGACGCCGCGCGGCAGATGGACCGGCTGGCGCGGGCCAGGCCCGGGACGGACATCCGGTTCGAGTTCTCGCCCGAGGTCTTCATCCTGACCGAGCCCGACTACGTGCTGGAGATCTGCAACAGCCTCACCGGGCTCTGGGACGCCTCTCCTGACCGGCCGGTCATCCACAACCTGCCGGCCACGGTGGAGATCGCGACGCCGAACGTGTACGCGGACCAGATCGAGTACATGCACCGCCATCTGGACCGGCGCGACTCCGTCATCCTCTCCGTCCACCCGCACAACGACCGCGGTACGGGCGTGGCCTGCGCGGAGCTCGCCGTGCTGGCGGGGGCGCAGCGGGTGGAGGGCTGCCTGTTCGGCAACGGGGAGCGCACCGGCAACGTCGACCTGGTCAACCTGGCGCTCAACCTGCACGCCCAGGGTGTCGACCCGATGATCGACTTCTCGGACATCGACGAGATCCGCCGCACGGTCGAGCACTGCAACCGGCTGCCGGTGCCGCCACGCCATCCGTACGGCGGCGACCTGGTGTACACCGCGTTCTCGGGCACCCACCAGGACGCGATCAGCAAGGGGTTCGCGCATCACGCCGCCGGCGGTTCGGAGCTGTGGTCGGTGCCCTACCTGCCGATCGACCCGGCGGACGTGGGGCGTACGTACGAGGCGGTCATCCGGGTCAACAGCCAGTCCGGCAAGGGCGGCATCGCCCACCTGCTGCGGAGCAACCACGAGGTGGACCTGCCGGCCCGGATGCGGGCGGACTTCTCCCGCACGGTGCAGGACGCGACGGACGACAGCGGTCTGGAGGCCACGCCGAAGGACCTGTGGGACCTGTTCGACGCGACGTATCTGGCCCCCGGCAGGGACGGTTCGGCCGCCCTGGCCTCCTGGTCGACGGACGACGGCCCGGCCGGTGAGTACCGCTTCGTCTGCACACTGCGGGTGGACGGGCGCGAGGGCGATTACGAGGGCAGGGGCAGCGGTGCGGTGTCCGCGTTCACGGACGCGCTGGAGGGTGCCGGGGTGAAGGTCGCGGTCCTCGACTTCGCGGAGCACGGGGCCGCCGGAGGGCCGGTCACGGCGTACGCGGAATGCCGGGTCGGCGAGCAGGTCCGCTGGGGCGCGGGCCAGGACGCGTCGGGCGTGGCCGCGTCGGTGGCGGCGGTGCTGTCGGCGGTGAACCGGGCCCGGGCGTAA
- a CDS encoding glycoside hydrolase family 18 protein has product MGTSTHRRKASTRTKAIGAVVAAAVIGGTVFALTGTAQAAAVGAAYTRTSGWTGGYTGQYVVTNDTGTAKSGWTLEFDLPAGTRISSLWNGEHTVSGSHVTVKPASWNKELAPGASVTVGFVTSSDGTAADPTGCLIDDTACSVDTGATPEPSGRPTETATPTPTATPTQQPSETATPTPTPKPTETDSGGGTANGAGFAPYVDTSLYPAFDLVDTATRTGVKQFTLAFITSGGSCAPLWGGVTGLGDDHVASQIGALRSAGGDVRVSFGGASGSELALNCASATDLAAAYGKVVDTYKLTKVDFDIEGGALPDTAANSRRSQAIALLQKSHPGLDVSFTLPVMPEGLTQPGVDLIADAKKNGVDVGAVNVMAMDYGASYSGDMGAYAIQAATATQAQIKGVLGLSDADAWKTVAVTPMIGVNDVATEIFKVEDATQLVTFAKEKGLAWLAMWSGTRDKACAGGPKPSADASCSSIAQEPLAFTKAFGAYK; this is encoded by the coding sequence ATGGGCACCAGCACGCACCGGCGCAAGGCGAGCACCAGGACCAAGGCGATCGGCGCGGTCGTCGCCGCGGCCGTGATCGGCGGCACGGTCTTCGCCCTCACCGGCACGGCCCAGGCGGCGGCGGTCGGCGCCGCGTACACGAGGACCAGTGGCTGGACCGGTGGATACACCGGGCAGTACGTCGTCACCAACGACACCGGCACCGCCAAGTCCGGCTGGACGCTCGAATTCGACCTGCCGGCGGGCACGAGGATCAGCTCCCTGTGGAACGGCGAGCACACGGTCAGCGGCAGCCACGTCACCGTGAAACCGGCGAGCTGGAACAAGGAGCTCGCGCCCGGCGCTTCCGTCACCGTCGGCTTCGTCACCAGCTCCGACGGCACGGCCGCCGACCCCACCGGCTGCCTCATCGACGACACCGCGTGCTCCGTCGACACCGGCGCGACACCGGAACCGAGCGGCCGCCCCACCGAGACGGCGACCCCCACCCCGACCGCCACCCCCACACAGCAGCCCAGCGAGACCGCCACGCCGACCCCCACGCCGAAGCCCACCGAGACCGACAGCGGCGGCGGCACGGCGAACGGTGCGGGCTTCGCGCCGTACGTCGACACCTCGCTCTACCCGGCGTTCGACCTGGTCGACACCGCCACCAGGACCGGCGTGAAGCAGTTCACCCTCGCCTTCATCACCTCCGGCGGCAGCTGCGCCCCGCTCTGGGGCGGGGTCACCGGACTCGGTGACGACCACGTCGCCTCCCAGATCGGCGCCCTGCGCTCGGCGGGCGGGGACGTCCGGGTCTCCTTCGGCGGCGCCTCCGGATCCGAGCTGGCACTGAACTGCGCCTCGGCCACCGACCTGGCGGCGGCGTACGGCAAGGTCGTCGACACCTACAAGCTGACCAAGGTCGACTTCGACATCGAGGGCGGGGCGCTGCCCGACACGGCGGCCAACTCCCGCCGCTCCCAGGCCATCGCCCTGCTCCAGAAGTCCCATCCCGGCCTGGACGTCTCCTTCACCCTGCCGGTGATGCCCGAGGGCCTGACCCAGCCCGGCGTGGACCTGATCGCCGACGCGAAGAAGAACGGCGTGGACGTCGGGGCGGTCAACGTCATGGCGATGGACTACGGCGCCTCGTACAGCGGCGACATGGGCGCGTACGCCATCCAGGCGGCGACGGCCACCCAGGCCCAGATCAAGGGGGTGCTGGGGCTCTCCGACGCGGACGCGTGGAAGACCGTGGCCGTCACGCCGATGATCGGCGTGAACGACGTGGCCACGGAGATCTTCAAGGTGGAGGACGCCACCCAGCTGGTGACCTTCGCCAAGGAGAAGGGCCTCGCCTGGCTGGCCATGTGGTCGGGAACCCGGGACAAGGCGTGCGCGGGCGGACCGAAGCCGTCCGCGGACGCCTCGTGCAGTTCCATCGCGCAGGAGCCGCTCGCCTTCACGAAGGCGTTCGGCGCGTACAAGTAG
- a CDS encoding sensor histidine kinase produces MRWALVKVCLAVTAMVVVAFAVPLGLVVKEMARDRAFTDAERQAATIGPSLSITTDRAQLQRAVLTTEPGAAGRMAVHIPASDETGGVAVEIGSRRATRKDLETVRESGRASITEVRGGSALLQPTALGSGGIAVVEVFVPEDEVSNGVATAWLMLAGVGIALIVGSVAVADRLGVRMVEPARRLAGAAQDLGEGRLGTRVPEEGPTELRSAAAAFNSMADQVVQLLANERELAADLSHRLRTPLTVLRLNAASLGEGPAAEQTRAAVQQLEREVDTIIRTAREQRPQTQGQNGGPGAGCDASEVIRERMDFWSALAEDEGREVRLAGVDRTVRIPVARPELAAALDALLGNVFRHTAEGTAFAVDVHHSGDAVIVLVSDAGGGIADPKAALARGGSGRGGARGAVGSTGLGLDIVRRVAESTGGDVRIGRSVLGGTEVRIWIGLDGQRPQRRGRGHRVGRPRRGVTGRTGRPRFRSGAGPNL; encoded by the coding sequence ATGAGATGGGCCCTGGTCAAGGTCTGCCTGGCCGTCACCGCGATGGTCGTGGTCGCGTTCGCCGTACCGCTCGGCCTCGTCGTCAAGGAGATGGCGCGCGACCGCGCGTTCACCGACGCCGAACGGCAGGCCGCGACGATCGGACCCTCCCTCTCCATCACCACCGACCGCGCCCAGCTCCAGAGGGCCGTGCTCACCACCGAACCCGGGGCCGCGGGCAGGATGGCCGTCCACATCCCGGCGTCCGACGAGACCGGCGGCGTGGCGGTGGAGATCGGCAGCCGGCGCGCGACCCGCAAGGACCTGGAGACGGTACGGGAGTCGGGGCGCGCCTCCATCACCGAGGTGAGGGGCGGCTCCGCGCTGCTCCAGCCGACCGCGCTCGGCTCCGGAGGCATCGCCGTCGTCGAGGTGTTCGTACCCGAGGACGAGGTCTCCAACGGGGTCGCCACCGCCTGGCTGATGCTGGCCGGCGTCGGCATCGCGCTCATCGTCGGCTCGGTCGCGGTGGCCGACCGGCTGGGCGTGCGCATGGTGGAACCTGCCCGCCGCCTGGCGGGCGCCGCCCAGGACCTGGGGGAGGGGCGGCTCGGCACCCGGGTGCCGGAGGAGGGGCCGACCGAACTGCGGTCCGCCGCAGCCGCGTTCAACTCCATGGCCGACCAGGTCGTCCAGCTCCTGGCCAACGAGCGCGAACTGGCCGCCGACCTCTCGCACCGGCTGCGCACCCCGCTCACCGTGCTCCGGCTCAACGCCGCCTCGCTCGGCGAGGGCCCGGCGGCCGAGCAGACCAGGGCGGCCGTCCAGCAGCTGGAGCGCGAGGTCGACACGATCATCAGGACCGCCCGGGAACAGCGCCCCCAGACCCAGGGGCAGAACGGCGGGCCCGGGGCCGGCTGCGACGCCTCCGAGGTGATCCGTGAACGGATGGACTTCTGGTCCGCGCTCGCGGAGGACGAGGGCCGCGAGGTGCGCCTCGCGGGAGTCGACCGTACGGTACGCATCCCGGTCGCCAGGCCCGAACTGGCCGCCGCGCTCGACGCGTTGCTCGGCAACGTCTTCCGGCACACCGCGGAGGGCACCGCCTTCGCCGTCGACGTCCACCACAGCGGCGACGCGGTGATCGTGCTCGTCTCGGACGCCGGCGGAGGCATAGCCGACCCGAAGGCCGCACTGGCACGCGGCGGCAGCGGCCGCGGCGGGGCACGGGGGGCGGTGGGCTCGACCGGACTGGGCCTTGACATCGTCCGCCGGGTCGCCGAGTCCACCGGCGGCGACGTGCGGATCGGGCGCTCGGTGCTCGGCGGCACGGAGGTGCGCATCTGGATCGGGCTCGACGGGCAGCGGCCGCAGCGGCGCGGGCGCGGCCACCGGGTGGGACGGCCGCGACGAGGTGTGACCGGACGCACCGGAAGGCCCCGGTTCCGCTCCGGCGCGGGCCCGAACCTTTAG
- a CDS encoding response regulator transcription factor has protein sequence MPSVLVVEDDQFVRSALIRHLTEASHTVRSVGTALEALREVAHFRFDVVILDLGLPDLDGAEALKMLRGITDVPVIIATARDDESEIVRLLNDGADDYLTKPFSVEHLSARMAAVLRRSRAAGGEAPPPRVIQVGGLSIDPLRRQAQLDGTELDLTRREFDLLTFLAGRPGVVVPRKELLAEVWQQSYGDDQTIDVHLSWLRRKLGETAARPRYLHTLRGVGVKLQPPAAPPEQPA, from the coding sequence ATGCCAAGTGTGCTCGTGGTCGAGGACGACCAGTTCGTACGTTCCGCCCTCATCCGGCACCTGACCGAGGCCTCCCACACGGTACGGAGCGTCGGTACGGCGCTGGAAGCGCTGCGCGAGGTCGCCCACTTCCGGTTCGACGTGGTCATCCTCGATCTCGGACTGCCCGATCTCGACGGCGCCGAGGCGCTGAAGATGCTGCGCGGCATCACCGACGTGCCGGTCATCATCGCGACCGCGCGCGACGACGAGAGCGAGATCGTCCGGCTGCTCAACGACGGTGCCGACGACTACCTGACCAAGCCGTTCTCCGTGGAGCACCTCTCGGCCCGGATGGCCGCCGTGCTGCGCCGCTCACGGGCGGCGGGCGGCGAGGCCCCGCCGCCGCGCGTCATCCAGGTCGGCGGACTCTCCATCGACCCGCTGCGACGCCAGGCCCAGCTCGACGGCACGGAACTCGACCTCACCCGGCGCGAGTTCGACCTGCTGACCTTCCTGGCCGGCCGGCCGGGCGTCGTCGTCCCGCGCAAGGAACTCCTCGCGGAGGTCTGGCAGCAGTCCTACGGGGACGACCAGACCATCGACGTCCACCTGTCCTGGCTGCGCCGGAAACTGGGCGAGACCGCCGCCCGGCCCCGCTATCTGCACACCCTGCGCGGCGTCGGCGTGAAGCTCCAGCCGCCCGCCGCACCCCCGGAGCAGCCCGCATGA
- a CDS encoding spermidine synthase — MARRGAAGGAGDRKQRADRRTDRKAARGSERPEGNVTEPVDGGLAELVPDRERRRAWTLTIDGAPQSHVDLDDPTYLSFEYQRRIGHIIDLAAPPGQPLHVVHLGGGAFTLARYVAATRPRSTQQIVEVDAALVQLVRRELPLDPQARIRVRATDARAGLGKIQDGWADLVIADVFSGARTPAHLTSTEFLAEVRRVLKPGGTYAANLADGPPLAHLRGQIATAATVFPELALAADPTVFRGRRFGNAVLLASDVAPKAAELTRRVATDPHPGRVEHGRALADFTGGAAAVHDADARPSPAPPPSAFD, encoded by the coding sequence GTGGCACGTCGAGGAGCGGCCGGCGGCGCGGGCGACCGCAAGCAGCGCGCGGACCGCAGGACCGACCGCAAGGCGGCGCGCGGCTCCGAGCGCCCCGAGGGCAACGTCACCGAACCCGTGGACGGCGGCCTCGCCGAGCTCGTCCCCGACCGGGAACGCCGGCGTGCCTGGACCCTGACGATCGACGGCGCCCCGCAGTCCCATGTGGACCTGGACGACCCGACGTACCTCTCCTTCGAGTACCAGCGCCGCATCGGCCACATCATCGACCTGGCCGCCCCGCCCGGGCAGCCGCTGCACGTCGTGCACCTCGGCGGCGGGGCCTTCACCCTCGCCCGCTACGTCGCCGCGACCCGCCCCCGCTCCACCCAGCAGATCGTCGAGGTGGACGCCGCCCTCGTCCAGCTGGTGCGCCGGGAGCTGCCGCTGGACCCGCAGGCCAGGATCCGGGTCCGCGCCACCGACGCCCGCGCCGGGCTCGGGAAGATCCAGGACGGCTGGGCCGACCTCGTCATCGCCGACGTCTTCAGCGGAGCCCGTACGCCCGCCCACCTCACGAGCACCGAGTTCCTCGCCGAGGTGCGCCGCGTCCTGAAGCCCGGCGGGACGTATGCGGCCAACCTCGCCGACGGGCCTCCGCTGGCCCATCTCCGCGGCCAGATCGCCACCGCCGCGACCGTCTTCCCCGAGCTGGCGCTCGCCGCCGACCCGACCGTCTTCCGCGGCCGGCGCTTCGGCAACGCGGTGCTGCTCGCCTCGGACGTGGCGCCGAAGGCCGCGGAGCTGACCCGCAGGGTGGCGACCGACCCGCATCCGGGCCGGGTCGAACACGGGCGGGCGCTCGCCGACTTCACCGGCGGCGCGGCCGCCGTGCACGACGCGGACGCCCGGCCCTCGCCCGCGCCGCCGCCGTCCGCCTTCGACTGA